CTTCTTCATGCCGGCGACCTCGGGCAAGGACGCCGAAAGCGGCGGGGAGGAGGACGGCGACAACGAAGGCGAACTGGAGTTGGACCTCGAGCTGAACGCGCACCTGACGACCGTCATGGCGCAGTTGACGCAGCAGGCGGACTGGCCGTCGATTCCCGTGCCGACAACGCTGCACGCGGAGCTGCGCAGTTACCAGCAGGGCGGCTACTCCTGGCTCGCGTTTCTGCGAAGATTTGGGCTTGGAGCAGTCTTAGCCGATGACATGGGCCTTGGCAAAACAATTCAGTTCATCACGTACTTGCTGCACATCGCCGAGGAAGCGACCGCCAAAGGAGGACGCCGTCCCGCGCTGCTGATTTGCCCGACATCGGTGCTCGGCAACTGGCAGAAGGAGGTTCGTCGATTCGCGCCGTCGCTGCGAATCTTGCTCCATTATGGAAGTAAGCGGCTGGGCGGCGACGCATTCTACGAGGAAGCGGCAGAGGCCGACCTTGTGCTGACATCGTATGCCACGTCGACACTGGATCAGGAGCTGCTCGGAGGTTATACGTGGTCAGCGATTTGCCTCGACGAGGCGCAGAACATCAAGAACGCCAACACGAAGCAGGCCATGGCGGTCAAGAGTTTTCCCGCGCGGCATCGCATCGCCCTGACTGGCACACCGATCGAGAATAAGCTCGCGGAGCTATGGTCGATCTACGATTTTACCAATCCAGGCTATCTTGGCACCGCCCGCGCCTTCGCCGAGCGATTCGGCCAAGCGATCGAGCGCGAACGCGACGAGAAGCGGACGCAGGAGCTGCAACGGCTTGTGAAGCCGTTCATGCTGCGGCGCAAGAAGAAGGATCCGAATATTATGCTGGACCTGCCGGAGAAAAACGAGATGAAGACCTACATCCATCTTACCGGTGAGCAAAGCGCGCTCTACGAGCAGACTGTCAAGGAGTTGATGGACGAGGTCAAGAAGCTGGAGGGCATTCAGCGCAAAGGCGCGATCCTCTCCGCGCTAACGCGGCTGAAGCAGTTGTGCAACCACCCCGTGCTGCTCACGAAGGAAGTCGTGCCGGTGCCGGAGGACGAGCGCGAGGAAGCTGCCGAATCGGCGATGCTCATCAGCCGCTCCGCCAAGCTCGAACGGCTGCTCGACCTTGTGAAGGAGCTGCGCGAGGAGGGCGAGAGATGCCTGATCTTCACGCAATACATTGGCATGGGCGAAATGCTGCAGCGGGTGCTCGGCCGGGAGCTTGGTGAGCCCGTTCTGTACTTGCACGGCGGCTCGTCCAAGACTGCGCGCGACAGGATGATCGAGCAATTCCAGTCCAGGGAGCTGCCGCCCGCGGAGCAGCCGAACGTGTTCATCTTGTCAATTAAAGCCGGCGGCGTCGGGCTCAATCTGACCGCGGCGAACCACGTATTCCATTTCGACCGCTGGTGGAACCCCGCCGTGGAGAACCAGGCGACGGACCGCGCCTACCGTATGGGTCAGACGCGCGACGTGCAGGTTCACAAATTCATCTCGCTCGGCACGCTGGAGGAACGGATTGACGAGATGCTCGAGAGCAAGCAGCAGCTGAGCGACGACGTCATCACAAGCTCGGAAGGCTGGATCACGGAGCTGTCGACGGACGCGCTGCGCGACCTGTTCACGCTGCGGCGCGACTGGTCGGAATAACGCGTGGGAATGTTGGAACGGGATATCGTTTACAGGATAACCTGTAACGAATAAAGAAAGATGCGATTCCAAATACGAAAAATTAGAGGTCGACCATTTCATTGGTCGACCTCTAATTTTTCTATTGCGCGGTTAAAATTTGTGGACCTTCAGCCGTGATAGCGATCGTGTGTTCGTATTGGGCGGCGAGCTTGTTGTCCAACGTCCGCGCGGTCCAGCCGTCCGGATCGATTGTCATGAAATAAGTTCCTTCGGTGATCATCGGCTCAATCGTGAACACCATACCTTCCTTGATCCGGACGCCTTTTCCAGGCTTGCCGACATGCATGTAAGTCGGCTCCTCGTGCAGGTCGCGGCCGATGCCATGGGCGAGAAGTTCGCGCACGACGCCGAAACCGTGTGATTCCGCATGCCGCTGAATCGCACTCGTCACGTCGCCAAGTCGATTGCCGGGCTGCGCTTGCACGATACCCAGGTCAAGACATTCCTTCGTGACACGCATCAACTTCTCGGCAGTCGGCGAGATCTGCCCGACTGCATAACTCCAGGCCGAATCGCCGAGCCAGCCATCGAGCTCAGCAACTGTGTCGATCGTCACGATATCGCCTTCGACAAGCGGTTTATTGCTAGGGAAGCCATGTGCGATCACATCGTTGGCGGAGGCACAGGTCGCATATGGATATCCTTTATAGCCTTTCTGATATGGCTTTGCGCCGTGCTTCAACATAATTTCCTCGAATATGCGCTCAATCTCGTTGGTGGTAATACCCGGTTTGATAAGCGGGGCGATTGTACGATGGCATTCAGCCACCACTTGGCATGCCTTACGGATAGCCTCAATTTCATGCTTGCTTTTTAAAATGACCATGCCAATCAGGACTCCTTCGTAATAGCTTGCAATGCGAGTCGGGCGATTCGATCGACGTCCAGGTCGGAATTGCCCGCATAGTAGTGCAGACCGCAGCAACCGACCAGCACGGCAAGCATATGATCGATGCCGTCGTCTTCGCACTGGGCGAGCGATTGGAGTGGAACGTACAACCGTTCCATAAATTTTCTTTTGGCGTGGTGTCGATCCTTTTCAGGCAAGCCTGCATAATGTTCCGACGCCATTTTGTAGACGAGATAGGCGCGGGCGTCCGACTGCCACAGCAGGAGCAGCGCTTTGCAATATGTAAACAACTGCCGGTCATCCGTGGGGCTGCCGCCGATGTTCGCCAATTCCGCGATAAATTGCTCGCATCGCTCAAAGCCGCTTTCTAATACATCTTCAATTAATAAATGCCGGTTGGGGTAATAATGGTATACTGTGCCGTAACCAAGCCCAGCCTCGCGGGCGACGTCGCGAATATCAAAGCTGCCGCCCGTGCGAAAGTAGGAGCGAGCGGCGACGTCCAGGATCTGTTCTCTACGCTGTATGCGTATGAACTCATTTTGTTCTTTGGTACGGGGACACATAGCGTGTTAACCTCCTTGTATAGACCTGCAAATTTGTCAATATAAAAATAGTAACTCATGGGGAGAAGAAATGCAAAAGATTTGTAGGACAAAACACAGGACAACGGCAAAAAAATCGAATAACCTCGCACTATTACATTCCCGATAAGTGACGAGTTTGTATAAATCCAGTCGTTGAGAATGTGTATTGAGCATGCAAACCAATTTGGGTACAATCAACTCATTCGCAATGATAATGATTATCATTTTGAATAGATAGAATTGGTTTGCTACAAAACATACAACTTATGGGAGTGAGTTTAATCATGGCAAGATTGGGATTTATAAAAACAGGATGGATATCGCTTATAACGGCAGCAATGATTACGGTGACAGGTTGCGGCTCAACGGGCGATCAAACTGTGGCCACGGCGACTACCGATCAGTCTGGACAGGCAACCGCAGCGCCAAGCGAAGCTCCGCCTCAGGCAGAAACGCGCGTTGTAACCGATGCCTTCGGAGAGGTAGAGATACCGGTAAATCCGAAGCGAATCTCAGCTCTTTATCGCGAAGATTATTTAGTTGCGCTTGGGGTAACGCCTATTGTGCAATATTATAACCCGATGTGGGGCAAGCAGGATTATTTGAAGCTGGAAGTGCCGTTGTTCGACGTGACCGGCAGCATCGAAGCTATGCTAGTGTCCGAGCCGGACTTGATCATCGGAGCCGGAGAGGTCGATGCAGCGCAATACAAACTCTATTCCAAAGTTGCGCCGACGTTCCGTTTGCCGGACGACGTACTTGCGGATTCGCGCAAAACATTGACCTTAATTGCCGAATTGCTTGGTCTGAGCGACAAGGCTGAGCAGGTTCTTGCCGATTACGAAGCCCGCATTGTTGATGTGAAGGCGAAGCTGAACGCGGCGATCGGCGATGAGAAGCTTGTTGTTCTGCGGATGAACGTCGTAGACAAATCAATTAATATTTTCGGCATTCATAACACGTTTGTCGGACAAATCTTGTATGAGGATCTTGGGCTTAAGGCACCGAGGTTCGCCGAGGCGATGACAGAGGGCAATATCGTCTTGTCTAAAGAGGTCGTTCCGGAGCTTGACGCGGATCATATTATTTTGCTTCCGTCCAACGGGACGTGGGAAGATGAGAGCAACGCGAAAGCGCTTGAGGAAATGAAAGCAGATCCATTATGGCAAAACGTTCCGGCATTTAAGAACGGCCATGTCTATCCCGTAGAGAGATCGTATTGGCAGACGGGAGCCATTACGGCAAACGGCTTGAAGATGGATGATTTACTTCGATTGATGGCTTCTTAACAGGAAATAAGAGTGATTAGGCGGAACTCACCGCCATAATTGAGAAAGAGCCGCCCATCAACCTTCGTTGAAGAGCGGCTCGTTTTGATTTACAATATATTCATTGAGAATGAATATCAATTAAAAGGGCGGTTGATAGTAACGATGGATATTGAACAGCGCAAACAAGCTGAGACTGCTCCTTTAGTCCATTATGTGCTGCGATCAATCCGCTTGATCGTTGCGGGCGAGCAAGCAGTAATGAATGATTTGGACGGCAGCGCTAGAAATGATAAGGAAACCTTTGAACTGCTCTTTATAATGAGCGGGACGGGACAAGGAAAATGTTTTTTGCAGGGGCCAGGTAGAGCTCTATCCGTTGATCAAGAGGTTATGGGTTGCAGCTATTACCGATTGTGCTTCGAAACGAGCGGCTATGATGCAGCTTCGGACTTGCTTCCTGATAAGCAAGAGCTTGCCTGCGCACCATTCGCTAAGACGATGGAGCTGCTTGAAGAGTTATATGGTCTCCGCGGAGCGACAGGCGGGCTCGAGCTGTTCCAACGTTTTGTAAGATTTCAAGAGTTACTGCTCTTTCTATTCCGCCAAAATCCACCTGCAGCCGAGGATAAGGGAACGGATATCGAGCGGCAAGGGGTAGAGCTTAGCATACGGCATATTCAACAGTATTACCGTGAGCTTCTGACCGTGGAGGAGCTGGCCTCACTCGCAGGCATTGATCGCTGGAAGTATACCCGTCTGTTCAAAGAGGCTACGGGTCAAGTACCGCTCCAGTACTTAAATGAAGTACGGATTAATGAAGCCAAAAAGTGGCTGGTAAGCACCGATGACAAGCTGCTCGATATTGCGCTGAATGCAGGTTTCAACAATGAATATTATTTCAATCGTCGTTTCAAGCAGACGGTAGGCATATCGCCCGGACAATACCGTCGCAGCCGCAAGGGAAAGCTTAGAGTAGTAGCGCCGTATTTGGAGGATTTCATAGTCGCGCTGGATATGCAGCCTATCGCCCAGTATTGGCACGCGAAATGGGGAAAACAAGACTACCTAGGCTTAAACCATATTCCCACGTTCGACGAGAACGGCGGCAATTTTGACGCGCTTTCCGGGTATAAGCCGGACTTGATATTGCTTATGGATCGTTACGAGCAACAGCAATATTCTCAGTGCCGACGTATATCGAGCACGTGTATCCTGCGTGAGCAGACTAATAATTGGCGTACGCTTTTGCGTACAGTCGCCGATTATTTCGGTCGGACGGAAATGGCCGAAGATGCTATCGCAAAGTATGATTACAAAGCACGGACCGCAAGTCATACGCTGAGTCAGATTATGAAAGGTGAGACGGTCGCTTTTTTGCGTATCTCGGCGGACCACATCATCCAATATACGGATGAAGGACAGGGCTTTGTTTCGACTGTTCTCTTTGGCGATGTGGGTTTGCGCTCTCACTCCGCAGTTGGCGTAGCATCAAAAGCGAATAGGCCGGGCATGTTCAATCTCACCATAGAGGACCTGCGTACGTTAACCGCGGATCATGTGTTCATAACTTTCGATAAGTGGCATAGCCAGGCAGAGGGTAAGGAGAGGGAACTGTTGGATCGGCCAGAGTGGCGTGATCTTCCCGCTGTACGAAACAACCGCGTTTACGAGGTTGATTTTCTAACTTGGATGAATAACGGAATTATTTCCAACGGAAAAAAAATCGATGATATATTGCGATCGTTAGCTTGATTTCGTTTTGCTCGCGTCTGAACATCCTCCAATTTGTATTTATATAAAGCCTCCGTCGATTTTGTCCATTGTTATTGTCGTATCGCCGAAGTTACACTTATATTGATAATGATTATCACAGCATGGACGTTACATGAGCCATTGGAGGAGGACATCAATTGACGGAGCAGCTTGAATTATACGATGTGACGATTATCGGCGGTGGTCCTGCGGGAATGTATACTGCTTTTTATAGTGGCATGAGGGACTTAAAGACGAAGTTAATAGAAGCGAAAAACGAGCTGGGCGGGCGGATGCTTATTTATCCCGAGAAAATGATTTGGGATGTTGGCGGGGTTGCGCCGATCCTATGCGAGAAGTTAATCGACCAATTGAAGGAGCAAGCAAAGACGTTCGACCCCACAATTGTATTCGGCCAGCATATTATCGGTTTGGAGAAACAAGCGGATTCGACGTACATTCTGGAGGCGGCAACGGGAGAGAAGCACTGGACGCGCACGGTCATTCTGGCTATCGGCCGCGGCATTCTGCGAATGGCGAAGCTGGAGCTTGCGGGAGCTGAACGCTATGAGGTGTCCAATCTTCACTATACCGTGCAGGAACTAGAGCCTTTTAGGGGGAAACGAGTACTCATTTCGGGTGGGGGGAACTCTACTGTCGATTGGGCGAACGAGCTGATCCCCATCGCTGCTCAGGTCATGGTCGTGCATAGACGCGACCGCTTCGGCGGGCATGAGAAAAACATTGTTCGAATGAAGGAGTCTTCCGCCGATGTGCTTACGCCATATGAAGTCACGCAGTTATATAGCGGCAACGGAAAGACGATTGAACGGGTGACGATTACCCATATCGAATCAGGAGATTCGCGCGAGCTTGAAATAGACGAGGTTATCGTCAACCACGGACTGAAGTCCGATTTTACAGGTATCAAGGATTGGGGACTGGATATGGACGACTGGAACATATTTGTCAGCCCGAGACTCGAGACGAACTTGCCGGGCATTTTCGGGGCTGGCGACTTCGCCAATTACGAAAGCAAGCTCAACCTTATTGCAGGGGCGTTCACGGATGCGGCCTTGGCGCTTAACAGCGCCAAACGGTACATGGATCCCGAGGCACCAAGAATGGCTTATGTATCGTCGCATAACGAGCGGTTTAAAGAACGGAACAAAGCGCTTGGCGTATCCGATGAATAGCAGGCGCGGATAATCAGCGTATTGAGATCTTATAAATGTCGGATGACAACAACATCTGTACAACGGAAGTCGCATAAACTGCGGCTTTTTATTTTTAGTATAAAAGTTTTGTCGTGAGCTAGGTTCCAATTATTCGTCGCGATCTCATTGTTTTTCTGTCCTTATGTAATATTGTTTCATATTTAATATATATGATATATTTTAGTTACGCTTGACAGGTTGGAGGTGATTCCGCCGCACAAAGAGAGGTGCCGCATTTCAAATACTTAGTGCCGTTTCCGAGCGAAGGGCATTCACCGAGCTTGATTTTCATAGTTGAAAGCACCGCACCTAACCGCATGATGGCGATTGCGACCGTTATACCATGCATGATATATAGTCCGCCTTGGGTACACTCCTTCAACCTCGGACGGCCGCCCGCCAATTCAATGCCGGAGATCCGGCCTATGGCTACGAAGACGATTAACAGCCATGCCGCTGATTGACTGCTCACTGCCTGATTGCCCTCGCTGACCTGACTACTCCCATTTATTGACCACTCCACTGTGACTGCTCGCATGACTCACCATTGCAAGACGCATGCACCTACAATCGAATAAGCAACGAGCCGCCTTTTTATTACATGAACTAGGAGGGATTCTCGAATGCTAAATGTCGCCATGCTCAGCAAGTGGCATGTACATGCCGACGGATACGCCAAACACCTGCAATCGCTTGAAAACGCTAACATTACGTCCGTATGGGATGAGAACAAGGAACGGGGCAGCGCCTGGGCGAAAGAACTCGGTGCCGGGTTCGAATCCGACCTTGATGCGCTGCTCCGCAGAGAAGACGTGGACGCCGTAGTCGTCGACGCTCCGACAAGCATGCACGCCGATGTGATGATCGCCGCAGCGAACGCGGGCAAGCATATTTTCACCGAGAAAGCGATGGCGCTTACCGTCGCGGAATGCGACCTTATCTCGGCTGCTGTCCGGCAGGCGGGCGTCAAGTTCTGCATTTCGTTCCCCGCCCGGACCAGACCGCATCATCTGTTCGCCAAGCAGCTGCTGGACGAGGGCCAACTCGGCGATATCACACTATTGCGCATTCGAAACGGCCATGACGGCGCGCTCCGCAATTGGCTGCCCGACTATTGGTACGACGAGAAACTAGCGGGCGGAGGCGCCA
This region of Paenibacillus sp. JDR-2 genomic DNA includes:
- a CDS encoding NAD(P)/FAD-dependent oxidoreductase; amino-acid sequence: MTEQLELYDVTIIGGGPAGMYTAFYSGMRDLKTKLIEAKNELGGRMLIYPEKMIWDVGGVAPILCEKLIDQLKEQAKTFDPTIVFGQHIIGLEKQADSTYILEAATGEKHWTRTVILAIGRGILRMAKLELAGAERYEVSNLHYTVQELEPFRGKRVLISGGGNSTVDWANELIPIAAQVMVVHRRDRFGGHEKNIVRMKESSADVLTPYEVTQLYSGNGKTIERVTITHIESGDSRELEIDEVIVNHGLKSDFTGIKDWGLDMDDWNIFVSPRLETNLPGIFGAGDFANYESKLNLIAGAFTDAALALNSAKRYMDPEAPRMAYVSSHNERFKERNKALGVSDE
- a CDS encoding TetR/AcrR family transcriptional regulator — encoded protein: MCPRTKEQNEFIRIQRREQILDVAARSYFRTGGSFDIRDVAREAGLGYGTVYHYYPNRHLLIEDVLESGFERCEQFIAELANIGGSPTDDRQLFTYCKALLLLWQSDARAYLVYKMASEHYAGLPEKDRHHAKRKFMERLYVPLQSLAQCEDDGIDHMLAVLVGCCGLHYYAGNSDLDVDRIARLALQAITKES
- a CDS encoding Gfo/Idh/MocA family protein yields the protein MLNVAMLSKWHVHADGYAKHLQSLENANITSVWDENKERGSAWAKELGAGFESDLDALLRREDVDAVVVDAPTSMHADVMIAAANAGKHIFTEKAMALTVAECDLISAAVRQAGVKFCISFPARTRPHHLFAKQLLDEGQLGDITLLRIRNGHDGALRNWLPDYWYDEKLAGGGAMMDLGCHPMYLASWLLGQPKRITSMFSHFTGRAVEDNAQCSIEFANNAVALLETSLVTYRTPPAFELYGTEGTLIISGDSVQVATKNTDSPLQGWISPYRLPEAQPLPLTQWVNGVLDDLPMPFGLEDGTKLTELLETAYIAHRERRMVEFTAGRM
- a CDS encoding DEAD/DEAH box helicase codes for the protein MNAYADTLTIQASLTEQGDALLYGADASGYAPGLLVKQRLFAWHEPSFYGTELEIEKLRDELELVVLPAEMVVPFFANPEMLPMHVNWRLEGDAERLAALAPALERGVAERKFIPSFEAYKAGKLRWTWDAVALDAKSRKTLRALAGGDQYGRLAEEIDGDEPGGWDEEDHGAESANAAFLAGLGAAFSAAVFHRYYGTEEAAGDLRRDFPLLFARDRAAAAEGLDERGWLVAAGWKADTLPFRPLLQLLEPEDAETSGWRLALLLQDKLEPAKLAPVRLTADGEASGKWSSGWTPHVHERSAAWLAHLRASLPADRLAGSSADVLNAPLSDDEAWRFLTTDSQRLLAAGWQVLLPAWWEEASRKKPRLRAKVRPDEGKAERAGGIRSFFGLDALIEFDWRVSIGDIDISEAEFQELVARGERLVQFRGQWVPLDPALLAQIRKAMTGVDPRRGLSFQDVLQLHLRSNRGFFMPATSGKDAESGGEEDGDNEGELELDLELNAHLTTVMAQLTQQADWPSIPVPTTLHAELRSYQQGGYSWLAFLRRFGLGAVLADDMGLGKTIQFITYLLHIAEEATAKGGRRPALLICPTSVLGNWQKEVRRFAPSLRILLHYGSKRLGGDAFYEEAAEADLVLTSYATSTLDQELLGGYTWSAICLDEAQNIKNANTKQAMAVKSFPARHRIALTGTPIENKLAELWSIYDFTNPGYLGTARAFAERFGQAIERERDEKRTQELQRLVKPFMLRRKKKDPNIMLDLPEKNEMKTYIHLTGEQSALYEQTVKELMDEVKKLEGIQRKGAILSALTRLKQLCNHPVLLTKEVVPVPEDEREEAAESAMLISRSAKLERLLDLVKELREEGERCLIFTQYIGMGEMLQRVLGRELGEPVLYLHGGSSKTARDRMIEQFQSRELPPAEQPNVFILSIKAGGVGLNLTAANHVFHFDRWWNPAVENQATDRAYRMGQTRDVQVHKFISLGTLEERIDEMLESKQQLSDDVITSSEGWITELSTDALRDLFTLRRDWSE
- a CDS encoding ABC transporter substrate-binding protein, yielding MARLGFIKTGWISLITAAMITVTGCGSTGDQTVATATTDQSGQATAAPSEAPPQAETRVVTDAFGEVEIPVNPKRISALYREDYLVALGVTPIVQYYNPMWGKQDYLKLEVPLFDVTGSIEAMLVSEPDLIIGAGEVDAAQYKLYSKVAPTFRLPDDVLADSRKTLTLIAELLGLSDKAEQVLADYEARIVDVKAKLNAAIGDEKLVVLRMNVVDKSINIFGIHNTFVGQILYEDLGLKAPRFAEAMTEGNIVLSKEVVPELDADHIILLPSNGTWEDESNAKALEEMKADPLWQNVPAFKNGHVYPVERSYWQTGAITANGLKMDDLLRLMAS
- a CDS encoding helix-turn-helix domain-containing protein; this encodes MDIEQRKQAETAPLVHYVLRSIRLIVAGEQAVMNDLDGSARNDKETFELLFIMSGTGQGKCFLQGPGRALSVDQEVMGCSYYRLCFETSGYDAASDLLPDKQELACAPFAKTMELLEELYGLRGATGGLELFQRFVRFQELLLFLFRQNPPAAEDKGTDIERQGVELSIRHIQQYYRELLTVEELASLAGIDRWKYTRLFKEATGQVPLQYLNEVRINEAKKWLVSTDDKLLDIALNAGFNNEYYFNRRFKQTVGISPGQYRRSRKGKLRVVAPYLEDFIVALDMQPIAQYWHAKWGKQDYLGLNHIPTFDENGGNFDALSGYKPDLILLMDRYEQQQYSQCRRISSTCILREQTNNWRTLLRTVADYFGRTEMAEDAIAKYDYKARTASHTLSQIMKGETVAFLRISADHIIQYTDEGQGFVSTVLFGDVGLRSHSAVGVASKANRPGMFNLTIEDLRTLTADHVFITFDKWHSQAEGKERELLDRPEWRDLPAVRNNRVYEVDFLTWMNNGIISNGKKIDDILRSLA
- the map gene encoding type I methionyl aminopeptidase; this encodes MVILKSKHEIEAIRKACQVVAECHRTIAPLIKPGITTNEIERIFEEIMLKHGAKPYQKGYKGYPYATCASANDVIAHGFPSNKPLVEGDIVTIDTVAELDGWLGDSAWSYAVGQISPTAEKLMRVTKECLDLGIVQAQPGNRLGDVTSAIQRHAESHGFGVVRELLAHGIGRDLHEEPTYMHVGKPGKGVRIKEGMVFTIEPMITEGTYFMTIDPDGWTARTLDNKLAAQYEHTIAITAEGPQILTAQ